A single region of the Pseudomonas sp. VD-NE ins genome encodes:
- the modC gene encoding molybdenum ABC transporter ATP-binding protein: protein MIDVRLNIAYSGFSLDVDLNLPGRGVTALYGHSGSGKTTCLRCIAGLERAEQGFIQINDEVWQDSDNGIFVPPHKRALGYVFQEASLFPHLSVLANLQFGLKRIAKSQRRVDMAQATELLGIGHLLERHPQHLSGGERQRVGIARALLTSPKLLLMDEPLAALDSQRKSEILPYLQRLHDELDIPVLYVSHAQDEVARLADHLVLLSEGKALASGPIGETLARLDLPMAMGDDAGVIIEGQVCAYDADYQLLSLQLPATEMSIRVTHAPMALGQALRCKVHARDISLSLQNSEFSSILNRLPVTVVSEQSADNAAHVLIRLDAGGTPLLARITRYSRDQLGVHPGQQLWAQIKAVAVLA, encoded by the coding sequence ATGATTGATGTACGTCTGAACATTGCCTATTCGGGTTTCAGCCTCGACGTCGACCTGAACTTGCCGGGACGCGGCGTGACGGCGCTTTACGGGCATTCTGGCTCGGGCAAAACCACTTGCCTGCGTTGCATTGCCGGCCTTGAACGCGCCGAACAGGGCTTTATCCAGATCAACGATGAAGTCTGGCAGGACAGCGACAACGGTATTTTTGTCCCGCCACACAAACGTGCGCTCGGCTATGTGTTTCAGGAAGCCAGCCTGTTTCCACACTTGTCAGTGCTGGCCAATCTGCAATTCGGCCTCAAGCGCATCGCCAAGTCCCAGCGTCGGGTCGACATGGCGCAGGCCACCGAACTCTTGGGCATCGGTCATTTGCTCGAGCGCCATCCACAGCATCTGTCAGGTGGCGAACGCCAGCGCGTCGGCATCGCCCGCGCGCTGCTGACCAGCCCGAAACTGCTGTTGATGGACGAACCATTGGCCGCTCTCGACAGCCAGCGCAAAAGTGAAATCCTGCCGTATCTGCAACGCCTGCATGACGAACTGGACATTCCCGTGTTGTACGTCAGTCATGCCCAGGATGAAGTGGCGCGACTGGCCGATCACCTGGTGTTGCTCAGCGAAGGCAAAGCGCTGGCCAGCGGCCCGATCGGCGAAACCCTTGCGCGTCTGGATCTGCCGATGGCGATGGGCGATGACGCGGGGGTGATCATTGAAGGCCAGGTCTGTGCCTACGACGCGGATTATCAATTGCTGAGCCTGCAATTGCCGGCGACCGAGATGAGCATTCGGGTGACGCACGCGCCGATGGCGCTGGGGCAGGCCTTGCGCTGCAAAGTGCATGCGCGGGATATCAGCCTGAGCCTGCAGAACAGCGAGTTCAGCAGCATTCTCAATCGACTGCCGGTGACGGTGGTCAGCGAACAATCGGCCGACAACGCTGCCCATGTGCTGATTCGCCTGGATGCTGGCGGCACCCCGCTGCTCGCGCGCATCACACGCTATTCCCGGGACCAGTTGGGCGTGCACCCGGGCCAGCAATTATGGGCGCAGATCAAAGCGGTTGCGGTCCTCGCCTAA